A genomic region of Micromonospora sp. NBRC 110009 contains the following coding sequences:
- a CDS encoding DUF998 domain-containing protein, which yields MADPGVARAAAAAAAAGCVVAGVVAVTIAVVAGPGPGLTGYVSEAGVTDSGYARAYRIGVFALAAALLLLAAALPPALRTAAALLVAGAAGTALSGTVTCSTGCPLPPFEAATLADLVHGGASIAATAAVVFAMLALVLSPPAGRALRRVAGVGAALALPLSGAVGLAMLLAGRGGLVGVLERLLLAVAAAWGLATAAVLGLAHRRAIVTNGSPDREPPL from the coding sequence GTGGCTGATCCGGGCGTCGCCCGGGCCGCCGCCGCGGCCGCGGCGGCCGGCTGCGTGGTGGCCGGGGTGGTCGCGGTGACGATCGCCGTGGTCGCCGGTCCCGGTCCGGGCCTGACCGGGTACGTCAGCGAGGCCGGCGTCACCGACAGCGGGTACGCCAGGGCGTACCGGATCGGGGTGTTCGCCCTGGCGGCGGCGCTGCTGCTGCTCGCCGCGGCGCTGCCCCCGGCGCTGCGGACCGCGGCCGCGCTGCTCGTGGCCGGCGCCGCCGGCACGGCGCTCTCCGGCACGGTGACCTGCTCCACCGGCTGCCCGCTGCCGCCGTTCGAGGCCGCCACGCTGGCCGACCTGGTGCACGGCGGCGCGAGCATCGCGGCCACCGCCGCGGTGGTCTTCGCCATGCTGGCGCTGGTCCTCAGCCCGCCGGCGGGCCGGGCGCTGCGCCGGGTCGCCGGGGTGGGCGCGGCCCTGGCGCTGCCGCTGTCCGGGGCGGTCGGGCTGGCCATGCTGCTGGCCGGGCGTGGCGGCCTTGTCGGGGTGCTGGAGCGGCTGCTGCTCGCGGTGGCCGCCGCCTGGGGGCTGGCCACCGCCGCGGTGCTGGGCCTGGCGCACCGGCGCGCCATCGTGACAAACGGATCACCGGACCGCGAACCGCCCCTGTAA